In Primulina huaijiensis isolate GDHJ02 unplaced genomic scaffold, ASM1229523v2 scaffold38877, whole genome shotgun sequence, a single genomic region encodes these proteins:
- the LOC140968914 gene encoding uncharacterized protein → MLGQSSVNLSRYRSFRLEYVGQNALALTRNLCFTLFAVGVLVFTVVAVSYKPNNQLFNPFSKITNFFTPTLNATFNSDDTVARNGVGFLTTDGSGSGGEIDSVVHGCGGKVKEPIDCGDADVFLLLMRSAMENFKDIQFYRFGKPVKGNNDSSCHMPWIYKPKEANATAFYKDYRSFELIRLKNCTFSLVGIGGYRSGENARKKKNEQMEANPIVLPEAGEIVNDIFSETGSNDSFSSGKYLVYSGGKDRCKSMDQYLWSFLCMLGEAQYLNRTLVMDLSICLSNMYTSSGQDEEGKDFRFYFDFEHLLDSASVVDQAEFWSDWNTLQQKDGLTLHFVENHSKVKPMKLARVKDTLIMRKFGNEKSSNNWFQVCEGEASSVIERPWHFIWKSRPLLDVASAIGARMKWDYDAVHVERGEKAKNKGSWPNLDKDTSPESLLATLKNKIEDGRELYISTDERNKSFFDPLKSKYSTHFLDELRDLWDVNSDWYAEMLKLNNGKPVEFDGFMKVSVDSEVLSRGKRHIETFNDLTKDCKNGINTC, encoded by the coding sequence ATGTTGGGTCAGTCTTCAGTAAATCTATCTAGGTATAGAAGTTTCAGGCTAGAGTATGTTGGACAAAACGCATTAGCTTTGACAAGGAATCTCTGTTTCACTTTATTTGCCGTTGGGGTTTTGGTTTTCACTGTAGTTGCTGTATCTTACAAGCCCAACAACCAGTTGTTCAACCCTTTTTCAAAGATCACAAATTTCTTCACACCCACTTTGAATGCCACTTTTAACTCAGACGATACTGTTGCGAGGAATGGTGTGGGTTTCTTGACCACCGATGGGTCAGGTTCTGGGGGTGAAATTGATTCTGTGGTTCATGGTTGTGGGGGAAAAGTCAAAGAGCCCATTGATTGTGGCGATGCCGATGTGTTTCTCTTATTAATGAGGTCTGCAATGGAGAATTTTAAAGACATTCAATTCTACCGGTTTGGAAAGCCAGTGAAAGGGAATAATGATAGTTCTTGCCATATGCCGTGGATTTATAAGCCTAAGGAAGCAAATGCCACCGCATTTTACAAGGATTATCGGAGTTTTGAGCTTATAAGATTAAAGAATTGCACGTTTAGCTTGGTGGGCATTGGGGGTTATCGTTCGGGTGAGAATGCTAGAAAGAAGAAGAATGAACAGATGGAGGCTAATCCTATTGTGCTGCCGGAGGCTGGTGAAAttgtgaatgatattttttcagAGACGGGATCAAACGATTCATTTAGCAGTGGCAAGTATTTGGTTTATTCAGGTGGCAAGGATAGGTGCAAGAGCATGGATCAGTATTTATGGAGTTTCTTGTGTATGCTAGGGGAGGCACAATATTTGAATCGAACCTTAGTTATGGACCTTAGTATATGTTTGTCTAACATGTATACGTCGTCCGGTCAAGATGAGGAAGGCAAAGATTTCAGATTTTACTTTGATTTTGAGCACTTGTTGGATTCGGCATCTGTGGTCGACCAGGCTGAGTTCTGGTCAGACTGGAACACGTTGCAACAAAAAGATGGATTGACTCTTCATTTTGTGGAGAATCATTCCAAGGTTAAACCTATGAAGCTAGCTCGAGTGAAGGATACTTTAATAATGAGAAAGTTTGGAAACGAAAAATCGAGTAATAATTGGTTCCAAGTTTGTGAAGGTGAGGCCTCTTCTGTCATTGAACGGCCATGGCATTTCATTTGGAAGTCAAGACCCTTGTTGGATGTGGCTTCGGCTATTGGAGCAAGAATGAAATGGGATTATGATGCTGTTCATGTCGAGAGAGGGGAGAAAGCAAAAAACAAGGGGTCATGGCCGAATCTTGATAAAGATACGTCGCCAGAATCTCTTCTTGCAACTTTGAAAAACAAGATTGAAGATGGAAGAGAACTTTACATTTCAACAGATGAACGGAACAAGTCATTCTTTGATCCTTTGAAGAGTAAATATTCTACACATTTTCTTGATGAACTTAGAGATCTCTGGGATGTAAATAGCGACTGGTATGCCGAGATGTTGAAGCTCAACAATGGAAAACCTGTTGAATTTGATGGTTTCATGAAGGTTTCTGTTGATTCTGAGGTACTTTCAAGGGGAAAAAGGCATATTGAGACTTTCAATGATCTTACCAAAGACTGCAAGAATGGTATCAATACGTGCTAA